CTCGCTGACCCGTTCGACTGACGCCTCGAACTGTCAGTCGGCCGGCTGGTGTCGAACCAAACGGCCTGCGTCCCAGCGCAGCGGTCGGCCGTGCCCGCGTGTGTGTCATACCATACCGATCAGAGGTGAACGACCTTATTCGTACGGATCTGTCGATGTCACTCGCGTGAGTCTGTGCCACCACTGGTTTGGGGATGAACAGACAGACCACTGGCAGGCTGCAGGCAACTGTGTCAGTGAACCCCATCATTTATTGCAGATGTCCCGAAATAGTGGGTCGTACATGGCTGATGCAGAGCTAACGGTTCATACAGAGGCAGTTATCGGACACGTTGATCCAGCGGTACACGGCCACTTCTCCGAACATCTCGGACGATGTATCTACGATGGGATCTGGCGACGTGACGGCGATGAGGAGGTCGGCTACCGCGAGGACGTGTTCCAACTGCTCAACGACATCGAACTGCCGGTGCTTCGCTGGCCCGGCGGCTGTTTCGCCGACGACTACCACTGGGAAGATGGGATCGGACCGCGCGAGGACCGCCCACGCCGTCGCAACCTCTTCTGGGCGCAGGGACCCGAGGAACTACCCGAAGAATCGAACGCCTTCGGCACCGACGAGTTCCTCGAGTTCTGTGAGGAAATCGACACCGAACCCTACCTGGCTACGAACGTCGGGTCGGGCGACCCACAGGAAGCCGCCGACTGGGTCGAGTACTGTAACTACGACGGCGACACGGAACTCGCCAACCGACGCCGCAAAAACGGACGCGAGGAACCCTACGACGTGAAATACTGGGGCATTGGGAACGAAAACTGGGGCTGTGGCGGCCAGATGACCCCTGAGCAGTACGCCGACGAGTATCGACGGTTCGCAACCTACGTCGGCACCACGGACAACCTGATGCTCGATCATGACCTCGAACTCATCGCCTGCGGGTTCGAACAACACGAGTGGAACCGGCGCTTCCTAGAAAAGGTCAACGACTCGCCGTGGGGCGTCGAGTTCCCACTCGACCACCTCACCTTCCACCACTACTACGGCCGGACGATGAGCGTCTCCGAGGCCGACGAGGACGACTACGATACGTTCCTCGCGGACGCCCTCGAGATGAGCGACCACATCGAGACCATTGCGGGAGCCATCGACGCCGTCGCGACGACCCGTGACATCGGCGTTATCGTTGACGAGTGGGGGGCCTGGCACGTCGAAGCGACGGCCGACAACGGCCTCGAGCAGCCCGGCACCGTCCTCGATGCGCTCTCGGCCGCGGCGGCGCTCGACATCTTCAATCACCACAGCGACGTGGTGACGATGACGAACATCGCCCAGACGGTCAACGTCCTCCAGTGTCTCGTCGAAACCGACGACGACGAGGCCTGGGCGCGCCCGACCTACCACGTCTTCGATGCCTACGCGCCACACCAGGACAACGACGCCGTCCAGACGACGGTCACGACACCGTCGCGCGACCTCGAGGACGACCGGGACCTGCCGCTGGTCCAGGGGTCGGCATCAACCGACGGCGACGAGACGTTCATCTCGCTGACGAACCTCGACTGCCGCGAGGCACAGACGGTCGACGTGCGTGTCGAAGGCGCAACGCCCGACTCGGTCGAGGCAACATTGCTGTTCGCTGACAACGATCCAAAGACCGAGGTCGGCCCCGACAACGCCGACGAGTTCGAGCCAGAACCAACCGACGTCGACGTCGACGGGAACACGATTTCCGTCGACCTGCCGCCAGCGACAGTCGCGACGCTCGAGATGACCTGATCCCAACACGGGGTTCGATGCGGTGAGTCTCGGGACACACAAATTGTGCTGGCACACGTCGTGTCCCGTCGCGTTCTCGAGTCGCGAGCGGATCGAGGTCGCTGTTTCTTGGAGCCGATTCGACGCGCCCGTGAGCAACAGGAAATGAGACAACGCGCCGGTGAGAACGGTGCTAACGATGTGTGGTGCCGAGGCCAGCGGTCAAAAAAGCGAACCGGGCCCTACGCGTGCAGTTCGCTGACGTCGAAGACGGGTTTGCAGGTGTCGCCGCCGAGGAAGGCGGTGAAGGCGTCGTCGGCCGACTCGAGCGAGTAGCGCTCGTCGATGAACGTTTCGCAGTCGACGGCACCGGAGGCAATCAGTCGCAGCGAGCGTTCGAAGTCTTCGTACATCGAGGCGTACGAACATTGCAGGTCGATTTCGGCGCGCACGAGCGGCGAATACGCCATCGTCGTTTCGCCGGTTTGGCCGACGAGGACGATTTGGCCGCCCTTGCGGACCTCGTCGACGGCCATCGTCAGCCCCGACGGGTGCCCCGTCGTATCGAAGACAACGTCGTAGCCGATGCCATCCGTTCGTTCGTCGCGGATCTCCTCGAGGTCGTCTGTTTCGACGTTGATCGTGTCGAAGCCGAACTCCTCGGCGAGTGGCAGGCGGTAGTTGGTGTCCTGGCCGACGCCGGCGACAACGACCTCTCCGCCTTGGTCGCGGGCAATCTGT
The nucleotide sequence above comes from Natronolimnobius baerhuensis. Encoded proteins:
- a CDS encoding alpha-N-arabinofuranosidase, with protein sequence MADAELTVHTEAVIGHVDPAVHGHFSEHLGRCIYDGIWRRDGDEEVGYREDVFQLLNDIELPVLRWPGGCFADDYHWEDGIGPREDRPRRRNLFWAQGPEELPEESNAFGTDEFLEFCEEIDTEPYLATNVGSGDPQEAADWVEYCNYDGDTELANRRRKNGREEPYDVKYWGIGNENWGCGGQMTPEQYADEYRRFATYVGTTDNLMLDHDLELIACGFEQHEWNRRFLEKVNDSPWGVEFPLDHLTFHHYYGRTMSVSEADEDDYDTFLADALEMSDHIETIAGAIDAVATTRDIGVIVDEWGAWHVEATADNGLEQPGTVLDALSAAAALDIFNHHSDVVTMTNIAQTVNVLQCLVETDDDEAWARPTYHVFDAYAPHQDNDAVQTTVTTPSRDLEDDRDLPLVQGSASTDGDETFISLTNLDCREAQTVDVRVEGATPDSVEATLLFADNDPKTEVGPDNADEFEPEPTDVDVDGNTISVDLPPATVATLEMT